In Psychrobacter ciconiae, the genomic window AAACGATACCACCGTGCCAACGCCTAAAATTGCCCAATCCTCAGAAGTTTGCATGACATCGCGGTGCTTGATGAGGTCTAAGAGCGCCGCGCCAATAATCACGGGAATCCCTAAGAAGAAGGAAAATTCCGCCGAAGCCTTTCGTGATACCCCAAGCCAAAGCGCGCCAATGATGGTCGCCCCTGATCGTGATGTCCCCGGAATCAGCGCCAAGCATTGAATCAAGCCGATAAGTAATGCCGTTTTAAAATTAACGTCTTCGGCTTCTTCGGCGATGATCTTTTTAGGTCGATTTTCCACGTAAAAAATCAACAAACCACCGACAATGAGCATGATGGCAACAATCACCGGATGGAACAAATACAGCTTGATTTCATCGGCAAAGGTAAAGCCAACCAACATCACAGGAATGGTGGCGATAATCAGGCTTAATCCCAACTGTCGCGGGTTGCTCATGCCTTCTGCTTTGCCCGTGAGCAGCCCTGTCAGCGCGTTCCAAAGTCTGCCCCAATAGTCATAAATGACCGCTAAAATCGCGCCCAACTGTACCACCACCACGAATAAATCGACCTTTTCTTTGGTCCAAAAGCTCATCAAGTCGGCGGATAAAATCAGATAGCCTGTGCTTGAAATGGGCAAAAACTCGGTGATGCCCTCAACAATCCCCATGATGACGGCTTTGATTAATAGCAAAATATCCACAATGAGTGTCCTAAAACAGCGCGTTTGCTGTGGTGGTAATGGTTAGCAAGAGGTTTAGATAGAAATCGTTGAGTTTGGATTTATGGCATTATAAGGCTCAAAGTTAAGCTTTTCCTTGTTCTTTTAAGGTTTTCCAAGCTTGGTTACGAAGGTAGTTTGGTAAGGCAAACGCCGCCTCAACGCCGCCTAGCGCCGCAAACTTTGCCGCGCCTAATTTGGCAATAATGACCGCATCAGGAGTGATTTGCTCAAAAATGGCTTGCTGAGGATGCAGGCTTAAAAACGGCGCACCGTTCCCAAAGATAGGAAGATTGAGCGCGGTTTGCTGTTTATAATCGAGCAGCTGTTCACCGCCTATGTCAAATAACGCTTGGCTATTTTTTTGGTCAGTTGCTTTATTATTGTCAGCAAAGTCATTTGTGAGAACAGGTGCCATAATTTGCGTTGCCGCATCTAATTGATATTCGCCGAAATAAACCTGCTGCATTCGCGCATCAAGGGCACTGTAGCCATGAGTGATGCCGAACTTTTCAAAGGCGCTTTGGGCGATGGCTTGCAAGCTTGACACGCCAACACAAGGCAAATCATGGGCAACCGACAGCGCTTGGGTGACGGCCGTGTTAATGCGAATCCCGCTAAAG contains:
- a CDS encoding undecaprenyl-diphosphate phosphatase, with amino-acid sequence MDILLLIKAVIMGIVEGITEFLPISSTGYLILSADLMSFWTKEKVDLFVVVVQLGAILAVIYDYWGRLWNALTGLLTGKAEGMSNPRQLGLSLIIATIPVMLVGFTFADEIKLYLFHPVIVAIMLIVGGLLIFYVENRPKKIIAEEAEDVNFKTALLIGLIQCLALIPGTSRSGATIIGALWLGVSRKASAEFSFFLGIPVIIGAALLDLIKHRDVMQTSEDWAILGVGTVVSFIVGLLCIRLLVAWVSRRDFKIFAWLRIITGIIVLIAAWVFGYQMAG
- the tsaB gene encoding tRNA (adenosine(37)-N6)-threonylcarbamoyltransferase complex dimerization subunit type 1 TsaB, which gives rise to MKFLALETVFDQCSVAIIDNQQNVLAAATELGKRQQSQQILPMIDDCLKLADITLAEISALIFNQGPGAFSGIRINTAVTQALSVAHDLPCVGVSSLQAIAQSAFEKFGITHGYSALDARMQQVYFGEYQLDAATQIMAPVLTNDFADNNKATDQKNSQALFDIGGEQLLDYKQQTALNLPIFGNGAPFLSLHPQQAIFEQITPDAVIIAKLGAAKFAALGGVEAAFALPNYLRNQAWKTLKEQGKA